ATCGAGTCCGCCGCCGTCGCGTCGATCCATCCGAGCATCATCGCCGGCATTCAACCGACGCCAGCGTTCAGCGGGATCGAAGAGGATGCGTGGAAGTACCGCGCCCTCGAGAAGACGCCGCTCGACCTACGCGGCATCGCCTCGTCGCGCGACATGGGCATCTCGATCCGAGGGGACCTCGACAAGGCGCTCGGAGTGAAGGGTTTCGGCTACTGGCTCATGGTCGGCAACGACTCGACCAAGCCGGAAACCAACAAGCAGCAGCGTTTCTACGGTCTGGCGACGTATCAGCGCCGGGGGCTCGCCGCAGAGGCGTTCGCGGACTGGCGTCAGCGACCCAACGACGGGTCCCAGAACACGGTGAAGGTCACCGGCGGGTACGGGACGGAGCGCGCCGGGCTGTACGCGACGCTGTTCCAGCAGTGGGCGCGCGTCGACGCCTCGGCTCCATCGCACCGGGCTTCGGGCGTCTCGGTCTTCGGGCGGTACGCGATCTCGAAGGCGATCGAGCTGGTGGGGCGCGGCGATGTCTTCGATCCCGACCGGGACGCTAACGACGACGCGCGTACGCTGATCCTTGGCGGCGTCGCGTACCGTCCGTTCGCGCAACTCCACGTGATCCCGAACGTCGTGGTCGAGCGCGACGGCTCGGACGATCCAGCGGCGACGGCGCGACTGACGTTCTGGTTCCAGTTCTAGCTGTGGGTCGCGCTGTTCCAGCCGGGCAAGTTGGGACGAGGAGGGATCACATGCCGTTGCTGACCGAATCGGAGATCGCGTTCTTCCGCATCACGGGCTACGTCATCCGGCGCGGGGTCGTCGAGCCGGAGCTCATTGCCCGCTGTCGAGACCGCGTCTGGGCAAACATCCCGGAGTCGCCCGACCGTCCCGATGAGTGGCAGAGCGGCAAGCACTTCAGCAGCTACTCCGGCGAGTATCCGTGGGCGCGGACGGGCCCCATGCAGGAGCTCGCGGAGCACGAATCGCTCGCGGGCGTCGCGCGTCAACTGCTCGGCGATGATCTGCACCCTATCCGCGCGGGGTCGATCCTGCTGCGGTTCCCGTCGCGCGGCGAACCCTACAACCCGCCGACGGTCGGGCATCTGGACAACACCTGCGGACACTCGTTCAACACGATCACGCTGCTGGACACGGTGCTGCCTCGCGGCGGCGGGTTCACCGTCTGGCCCGGCAGCCACCGGATGTGCCACGAGTACTTCCGTCACCACGACGTCCGCGCTCCGCTCCAGGGCGGTTTGCTCCCTTGGGAGTACGGCACGGGGATCGAGTTCACCGGCGAACCCGGCGACGTCTGCTACATCCACCCGTGGATGATCCACACGGTCGGGCACAACGTGAACCGGACGCTGCGGATGGTCGCGCAGAACGGCTACTTCCGCCGGACACTCAGAGAGGACTACGATACAATCCCGGAAGACCTCTGGTGGTTCTGGGACGGCATGAAGGACATCGAACGCCGGATGCGCGCCGAAGGGCGCGACTGGCGGCTCGACGCGCGAACCTGACGCCGTCACCGGTGACGGCATCGAGAGGAACCCGACGACTGGGAGGCTGAACGGTGCGTCTTGCCATCCGAATCCTGCTCGTCTGCGCGGCGGCGGTTGCCGTCGGCTGCTCGTCGGCAGCCGTGAAGCCGAACTTCGCCGAAGCGGGTCAGCCGCTGGTCGCCAAGTACTGCGTGAGTTGTCACGGCGGGAGGATGCCCGCCGCCGGGCTGGCGCTTGACAAGTCCCACGACGGGGAGCCAGAGGCGGCTTCCATCGCGCGCTGGGAGAAGGTCGCGAAGATGGTGCGCGGCAGGATCATGCCGCCGGAGGGTTCTCCGAAGCCGAGTCCGGACGAGGTCGCCGCCTTCATCGGACGGATGGACGCCGCGTTCGCTCACGCGGATCGGCAGGCGAAGCCGGACCCAGGGCGCGTCACGATGCGGCGGCTGAACCGAGTCGAATACCGGAACACCATCCGCGACCTGATCGGCGTCGACTTCGATCCGACGGAGACCTTCCCATCGGACGACATCGGGTACGGGTTCGACAACATCGGCGACGTGCTGACGCTGTCGCCCGCGCTGATGGAGCGCTACCTGGCGGCGGCGGAGAGCATCGCTTTCCGCGCCATCACGCCGGAACCTCCTCCGGTTCCCAAGCGACGCATCAACGCACTACACGCCGAACCCGCGTCCAACGAGATCGACAGCGTTCTCGAGGACGGATGGCGTCGCGTGGCGAGCGACGGCACGAAGCCCATCGAGACCGGGCCCCTCAACGCGCAAGTGCCGTTCGAGGACGTCGGGGAGTACATCTTCCGTGCACGGCTCTACGCAAAGAGCGCTCCGCCGGTTCGCGTCGCGGTGCTCGTCCAGGGGCAGAACCTTCCAAGTTCTTCGTCAGACGAGGAGCTCTCGGCGCTTGTCGGCGATGTGAGCCGTCCGGCGCTGATCCTCGGAACGTTCGAGGTCCGTGCCTCGAACCGGGATGCCGCCGAGATGCTCGAGCTCCCGTTGGCTCCGATGCCCGGGCGCGACCGCATCTTTCTGGCGTTGGCTAAGCCGTCGAGCGAGGAGCCGCCGGCGCAGGTCGTCGTCGACTATGTCGCGCTGGAGGGACCGCTCGACACGCGGCCGGAGAGCCACAAGACGCTTCTCGCCTGTTCGCCGGACAAGCCGCAGGGCGAGCAAATCCGCGAGGTATTGTCGCGGTTCCTGCGCCGAGCGTACCGTCGGCCGCCGACCGCCGAAGAGCTCGAACGCGCCGCATCGGCGGTCGATGGTGTCGTCGCGGACGGAAGAAAGTGGGAGGCGGGTATCCAACTCGTCGTGCAAGCGACGCTCTGCTCGCCGAAGTTCCTGTTCCGCGTCGAGCTGGACGACAGGACGGCATCGCCCGGACCGCAGGCGCTCGATGAGTTCCCGCTCGCATCGCGGCTCTCCTACTTCCTGTGGAGCTCGATGCCCGACGACGAGTTGCTCGACCTGGCGGAGCGGAAC
This is a stretch of genomic DNA from Candidatus Poribacteria bacterium. It encodes these proteins:
- a CDS encoding phytanoyl-CoA dioxygenase family protein is translated as MPLLTESEIAFFRITGYVIRRGVVEPELIARCRDRVWANIPESPDRPDEWQSGKHFSSYSGEYPWARTGPMQELAEHESLAGVARQLLGDDLHPIRAGSILLRFPSRGEPYNPPTVGHLDNTCGHSFNTITLLDTVLPRGGGFTVWPGSHRMCHEYFRHHDVRAPLQGGLLPWEYGTGIEFTGEPGDVCYIHPWMIHTVGHNVNRTLRMVAQNGYFRRTLREDYDTIPEDLWWFWDGMKDIERRMRAEGRDWRLDART
- a CDS encoding DUF1592 domain-containing protein, coding for MRLAIRILLVCAAAVAVGCSSAAVKPNFAEAGQPLVAKYCVSCHGGRMPAAGLALDKSHDGEPEAASIARWEKVAKMVRGRIMPPEGSPKPSPDEVAAFIGRMDAAFAHADRQAKPDPGRVTMRRLNRVEYRNTIRDLIGVDFDPTETFPSDDIGYGFDNIGDVLTLSPALMERYLAAAESIAFRAITPEPPPVPKRRINALHAEPASNEIDSVLEDGWRRVASDGTKPIETGPLNAQVPFEDVGEYIFRARLYAKSAPPVRVAVLVQGQNLPSSSSDEELSALVGDVSRPALILGTFEVRASNRDAAEMLELPLAPMPGRDRIFLALAKPSSEEPPAQVVVDYVALEGPLDTRPESHKTLLACSPDKPQGEQIREVLSRFLRRAYRRPPTAEELERAASAVDGVVADGRKWEAGIQLVVQATLCSPKFLFRVELDDRTASPGPQALDEFPLASRLSYFLWSSMPDDELLDLAERNQLSANLEAQTRRMLADPKSKAFVENFALQWLQVRRIQTIAPDASLFPSFNDRLREAMLQETALFFESILREDRSVLDLIDADYTFLNEPLARHYGIADTKGTWVGQEPVEPGGEPIKGPEFRRVSLQGRQRGGLLTQASVLAVTSNPTRTSPVKRGRWALEQILGAPPPPPPPDVPELAEDQQAVTSGSLRERMEIHRRNPACANCHKDMDAIGFAFENYDAIGAYREKDGAFEIDPSGVLVDGTAFQGAEELKQVILGRRDLFARCLAEKMLTYALGRGPERSDRPYIDGIVSRLAEQDYRFSALVTAIVASDPFRKRRGAETVVAD